The segment GTTGTCTCCCAGAAGATTGCCCAATCCTGCATCGCGGGCCAACCTGACTTCTGAGGGGCGGATCTCGCGTACGGCCATAACGATATCGGCTTCGTCCGCCAGCAGATCGGCGAAACCTTCGTCGGTATTGGTCACGCGAAAACTGAAGCGGCCGACCAGCGTGTCGGTTGCCGGATCGCGCAACAGATAGGTGAACCGCTCGGCGTCCTGGGTTTCGCGCTGGGCGGTCAGGTTGTTGCGCAGCGCGAACCCCCCGACCAATGCTGGCATCAGGATCGCGCCGGCGCTGTCCGAGCCTGAGATAGTGAGTTCAGCCACATAATTGGTAAGGGATGGACAGCCCGGCCCCTCGCAGAGCACCCCCGAGCCATCAACGGTCAATTCGCCATATTGTGTCGCGACGCGGTAGAAATCGCCATCAAAGCCCAGCAACGTGCCGGTCAGTTCAATCGCGCCATCGGGAGAGCGAAGGGTGACATCCTGCGCCAAGGCGGGTGAGCCCCCTCCCCACAGGAAAAGTGCGGCGAAAACCGCCGCACATATATATCGCATGAAAGACCCCGCCCGCGTAGACCTCAGTTGGCGGCGATAGTCAGGTCTTCGAGCAGGTTTTTCAACAGCAGAAAGTCGCCCGCAGTGTCGCAGTCTGGCATCGACAGCGTCAGGTCACGTACCCGAAGGCTGTCACCGGTGTGCAGTTCTAGGGTCTGGGCCTCGACGTCGGACATACAGTTGGCCTGTGTGACTTCGGCCTCGACGCTCAGGCTGATGGTGCCATGGTCGCGGGCGGTGCCGGCCGGAAAGCTGTAGACTTCGGCGATGAGGGCGTCGGGTGCGGTATCCTGACCTAGATGGGTCAGAAAACCGCTTTCACCTTTGATTGTGCGCGAAATGTCACCGGCGGAAGCCTGCCAGATGTGGCCTTGGGTAAAATAGTCGGCTCCGAATTCGCGGGCATGCAGTTGCAGACCGGTGTTGCCCTTCCATTGGACCGCAACGCGGTCGTAGAACGGTAGAGACGGAACCGAGGCGCTGGCAACCGCCCCATCGCCATTGCCAAAGGCAGCGATGAACATTGCCTCTTCGGCCAGCGCGGGTACATCGACCGCGAGCGTACCGTCAGGCTGCATCACCTGGGTAAACATCAGGCCATTGTGGTGTAGTGTGACACGTTCGCCGCCGTGGCATGAGGCGGAAATAAACAACGCGACCATGGCACCCGCCGCGGGATCGGCGCGCATAGTCGACTCACATCCAAGCTCGGTTGCCATGTCGCCTTGCGGCGAGGCAGTATCGAGGGCATCGTTTATCGAGGTCGCGGCCAGTTTGATCAGCCCGCTTTGCATCAACGGTTGCGTCGACAAGTCAGAGGTTACTGCGCTCGACATCGGGACGATCTCGGTGACGGACAGTTCGGGTTCAGCCAAGCTGGCTTCGGTCTGGGGTCCCGATTCGCCAAAGCTCGTGCCGAATTGCATCACATAGCCAATGCCAAGCGCGCACAATAGCGTTCCGAATCCAAGTAGATAGGTCTTTGCGCGCGCCATTGCGGCCTCCCAAACAGAAAGTGTTCAATGGACAGACTGCACCTCAAAGGTGGCGGGCTTGGGGCGCGGGTGTGGAGGAATTCGGACGATTATAGTCAAATTCAGATGAACTGGCGCTGCCGGGCCACCATTGCGGCGGCCCGTATCGACTCAGACGAGCCGCCCGTGGCAGTGCTTGAACTTGTTGCCGGAACCGCAGGGGCAGAGGTCATTGCGACCGGGATCCCCCCAGCTGGCGGGGTCGCCTTCGTCAAAGCCGTTTGCAACCGAACCGTTGTCTGCAGAGCCGTCAACCGCAGTCGGTTCCGCCGCGACAGCAGCAGAGTCTGGGGGGGGAGCGGATTTGGAGAGGCTCAGTTCCATCTGCGCCCGCTGAGCTGCCTGCTGCGCGGCCATCTGTTCGACCAGCGCACGCTGTTCCTCTTCGGTCATCGGACGGATCTGGCCCAGCTTTTGCGTCACGTCGACACGCAGCGAATCCAGCATCGATTCGAACAACTGGAACGATTCGGTCTTGTATTCATTCAGCGGGTCACGTTGGGCATAGCCCCGGAACCCGACGACCGAACGCAGATGTTCCAGCGTCAGCAGGTGTTCGCGCCATTTGCCGTCGATGGTCTGCAACAGAACCTGCTTTTCGATCTGGCGCATGGTGTCGTCGCCAAAGGCCGCAGCCTTTTCGGCCATCTGTTTGTCGGTCGCCTCTTCCAGCCGCTCGCGGATGACGTCGGCATCGACGCCCTCTTCGTCGCCCCAGGCGATAATGGGTGTATCGAGGCCAAGGTTTTCCAGAACCGAAGCATAGAGGCCGCGCGTGTCCCATTGGTCGGCATATGTGCGCGGCGGGATGTGTTGCTTGACCAGGTCCTCGATCACCTGATGGCGCATGTCCTGGGTGATTTCACCCAGATCGTCGGCCTCCATGATCTCGCGGCGCTGGGAGAAGACCACTTTGCGCTGGTCGTTCATCACGTCATCGAATTTCAGCAGCTGCTTGCGGATGTCAAAGTTGCGGCCCTCGACCTTGGCCTGAGCGCGCTCCAGCGATTTGTTCACCCAAGGGTGAATGATTGCCTCGCCCTCTTTCATACCCAGAGACGACAGCACCTTGTCGAGTCGTTCAGAGCCAAAGATGCGCATCAGATCGTCTTCGAGCGACAGGAAGAACGATGATTTGCCCGGATCACCCTGACGGCCAGAGCGGCCGCGCAGCTGGTTGTCGATCCGGCGTGATTCGTGGCGTTCGGTCGCCAGGACAAACAGGCCGCCCGCGTCGATCACTGCCTTTTCGTCAGCGGCGTGACCACCTTCGATCCTCTGGCGGATTTCGTCGGGGTGGGTATCGGGATCGGCTGCAATAGCTTCCAGCACCTTGAGTTCGACGTTGCCGCCAAGTTTGATGTCGGTGCCGCGCCCGGCCATGTTGGTGGCGATGGTGACTGCGCCCAGTTTGCCAGCGTCACCGACAATCTGCGCCTCTTGTTCGTGCTGACGCGCGTTCAGGACGTTGTGTTTCAGCCCGGCTTTGGTCAGCAGCGCCGACAGCATTTCGGATTTTTCGATAGAGGTGGTGCCAACCAGAACCGGCGTGCCAACTTCATGCGCCTTGCGGATATCTTCGACCACGGCGTCGTATTTTTCGCGGGCGGTACGATAGACTTTGTCGTCTTCGTCAACCCGGGCGATGGGGCGGTTTGTCGGCACTTCGACC is part of the Puniceibacterium sp. IMCC21224 genome and harbors:
- the secA gene encoding preprotein translocase subunit SecA, with amino-acid sequence MLGIGKIARKVFGTPNDRKVKATRPLVEQINALEPEFQKLDDAGLRAKTDEFRKRIEGGESLDHILPEAFANCREGALRALGLRAFDTQLMGGIFLHQGNISEMKTGEGKTLVATFPAYLNALTGKGVHIVTVNDYLARRDAEWMGNVFGFLGMTTGVVYPRQPEDEKKVAYASDITYATNNELGFDYLRDNMKSELEQMYQRDHNFAIVDEVDSILIDEARTPLIISGPSQDRSDLYVAIDKLIPDLTEEHFTLDEKTRNVTYTDEGNEFLEEQLHARGLLPDGQTLYDPESTTVVHHVNQGLRAHKLFQKDKDYIVRDNEVVLIDEFTGRMMAGRRLSDGLHQAIEAKEGAAIQPENVTLASVTFQNYFRLYGKLSGMTGTATTEAEEFAEIYGLGVVEVPTNRPIARVDEDDKVYRTAREKYDAVVEDIRKAHEVGTPVLVGTTSIEKSEMLSALLTKAGLKHNVLNARQHEQEAQIVGDAGKLGAVTIATNMAGRGTDIKLGGNVELKVLEAIAADPDTHPDEIRQRIEGGHAADEKAVIDAGGLFVLATERHESRRIDNQLRGRSGRQGDPGKSSFFLSLEDDLMRIFGSERLDKVLSSLGMKEGEAIIHPWVNKSLERAQAKVEGRNFDIRKQLLKFDDVMNDQRKVVFSQRREIMEADDLGEITQDMRHQVIEDLVKQHIPPRTYADQWDTRGLYASVLENLGLDTPIIAWGDEEGVDADVIRERLEEATDKQMAEKAAAFGDDTMRQIEKQVLLQTIDGKWREHLLTLEHLRSVVGFRGYAQRDPLNEYKTESFQLFESMLDSLRVDVTQKLGQIRPMTEEEQRALVEQMAAQQAAQRAQMELSLSKSAPPPDSAAVAAEPTAVDGSADNGSVANGFDEGDPASWGDPGRNDLCPCGSGNKFKHCHGRLV